In Danaus plexippus chromosome 19, MEX_DaPlex, whole genome shotgun sequence, the following are encoded in one genomic region:
- the LOC133319396 gene encoding mucin-2-like, translating to MYKLIFLFVLVCTCLASEDCVTYNFENGIENFTNDRDICYGMTMWYIENYSEVSIDPFHPQSTKFASPLPQTSCMASPMFQMGFGGTVEINFYVKPNTKQLNINTFLIEYLENERDATVNSQELSFTGGWQAVNYTVLSSYLGYVALIGQSEPSSFFIDSLRYFGPNTDKEECIIYEEYTETTSSISPTNATTTTATMIPTTLPPQNTSNSTETPSPDPTETTNTLVSTTSSSTEVPTTLTTVTIFTSEPSTTLSTEYTTSSTTTTTTTTTTESPSTSTFSTEAPTTLSTESSTPLPNPTTTPTTPITTTSTPSPTDLSTTLPTESSTYSPTSTDIPTTTTMTTTNTPSPTDLPTTLPTESSTSSPTSTDIPTTTTMTTTNTPSPTDLPTTLPTESSTSSPTSTDIPTTTTITTTTTPSPTDLPTTLTTESSTYSPTSTDIPTTTRMTTTTTPSPTDLPTTLPTESSTSSPTSTDIPTTTTITTTITPSPTDLPTTLPTESSTYSPTSTDIPTTTTMTTTITPSPTDLPTTLPTESSTSSPTSTDIPTTTTMTTTTTPSPTDLPTTLPTESSTFSPTSTDIPTTTKMTTTTTPSPTDLPTTLPTESTTYSPTSTDIPTTTTMTTTTTPSPTDLPTTLPTESSTSSPTSTDIPTTTTMTTTITPSLTDLPTTLPTESTTYSPTSTDIPTTTTMTTTITPSPTDLPTTLPTESTTYSPTSTDIPTTTTMTTTITPSPTDLPTTLPTESTTYSPTSTDIPTTTTMTTTITPSPTDLPTTLPTESSTSSSTSSDIPTTTTMTTITTPSPTDLPTTLPTETSTYSPTSTDIPTTTTMTTTITPSPTDLPTTLPTESSTSSSTSSDIPTTTTMTTTTTPSPTDLPTTLPTESSTSSLTSTDTPITMITSTTTPSPTDFPTTSSTESFTSSPTPTDTPTTTMITTTNTPSPTEIPTTISTDSSTFSPTSTNTPTTTITSTTTPSPTDFPTTLSTGSSTSSSTSSDIPTTTTIITTTTPSPTNIPTTLSTESSTSSPTSTDIPTTTTMTTTTIPSPTDLPTIIPTSSSSSSPTSTNTPTTTITTFFPTVFPTTSSTETSPFLPTSTDITTTMITTTTTPSPTEFPTTISTKWSSFLPTSTDTPTTTITTTTSTFPSESTTTEISSSTTTTDILDISTTSSTDTTLMPTSSDISTLTPTEISDITTSGSTIQPTESTMTTLTDTATLPTITLPTEASSTTLTETTTTLPNIPTENTSTESTPTEPFTTNSPLPEPTTENSFWNAFTISMVTILNLIVICVIAFIFYRIGKNRNNSDISHILFTDAYDLPNPITVPRVTSVYSNPNNKNFYLP from the exons atgtataaattaatttttttgttcgtaCTAGTTTGTACGTGCCTTGCTAGTGAGGATTGTGTGACATACAATTTCGAAAATGGAATTGAAAACTTCACAAATGACAGAGATATTTGTTATGGCATGACTATGTGGTATATTGAGAATTACTCAGAAGTCTCCATCGATCCCTTTCACCCTCAGAGCACCAAATTCGCTTCACCACTCCCGCAAACAAGCTGCATGGCATCTCCTATGTTCCAAATGGGATTTGGAGGAACAGttgaaatcaatttttatgtgaaacCAAATACAAAACAGTTgaacataaatacatttcttatagAGTATTTAGAAAATGAAAGGGATGCTACTGTAAATTCACAAGAACTTTCTTTTACTGGAGGTTGGCAAGCTGTAAATTACACCGTTTTGTCATCGTATCTGGGatat gtAGCATTAATTGGACAAAGTGAACCTAGTTCATTTTTCATAGATTCTCTTCGTTACTTTGGACCAAATACTGACAAGGAggaatgtataatttatgaagAGTATACAGAAACAACATCTAGTATAAGCCCCACTAACGCTACAACTACTACTGCAACAATGATTCCTACAACCTTGCCCCCTCAGAATACTAGTAATTCAACTGAAACTCCTTCACCAGATCCAACTGAAACTACTAATACTTTAGTTTCTACTACTTCTTCTTCAACTGAAGTTCCTACAACATTAACTACAGTTACAATTTTTACTTCTGAGCCGTCTACAACTTTATCTACCGAATATACTACTTCatctactactactactactactactactactactgaAAGTCCTAGTACTTCTACTTTTTCAACTGAAGCTCCTACAACTTTATCAACCGAGTCATCTACTCCTTTGCCAAACCCTACTACAACTCCTACCACTCCGATAACTACTACATCTACTCCTTCTCCAACTGATCTTTCTACAACTTTACCTACTGAATCTTCTACATATTCACCTACTTCTACTGATATACCTACTACCACTACGATGACTACTACAAATACTCCTTCTCCAACTGATCTTCCTACAACTTTACCTACAGAATCTTCTACATCTTCACCTACTTCTACTGATATACCTACTACCACTACGATGACTACTACAAATACTCCTTCTCCGACTGATCTTCCTACAACTTTACCTACTGAATCTTCTACATCTTCACCTACTTCTACTGATATACCTACTACCACTACGATAACTACTACAACGACTCCTTCTCCGACTGATCTTCCTACAACTTTAACTACTGAATCTTCTACATATTCACCTACTTCTACTGATATACCTACTACCACTAGGATGACTACTACAACTACTCCTTCTCCAACTGATCTTCCTACAACTTTACCTACTGAATCTTCTACATCTTCACCTACTTCTACTGATATACCTACTACCACTACGATAACTACTACAATTACTCCTTCTCCAACTGATCTTCCTACAACTTTACCTACTGAATCTTCTACATATTCACCTACTTCTACTGATATACCTACTACCACTACGATGACTACTACAATTACTCCTTCTCCAACTGATCTTCCTACAACTTTACCTACTGAATCTTCTACATCTTCACCTACTTCTACTGATATACCTACTACCACCACGATGACTACTACAACTACTCCTTCTCCGACTGATCTTCCTACAACTTTACCTACTGAATCTTCTACATTTTCACCTACTTCTACTGATATACCTACTACCACTAAGATGACTACTACAACTACTCCTTCTCCGACTGATCTTCCTACAACTTTACCTACTGAATCTACTACATATTCACCTACTTCTACTGATATACCTACTACCACTACGATGACTACTACAACTACTCCTTCTCCAACTGATCTTCCTACAACTTTACCTACTGAATCTTCTACATCTTCACCTACTTCTACTGATATACCTACTACCACTACGATGACTACTACAATTACTCCTTCTCTAACTGATCTTCCTACAACTTTACCTACTGAATCTACTACATATTCACCTACTTCTACTGATATACCTACTACCACTACGATGACTACTACAATTACTCCTTCTCCAACTGATCTTCCTACAACTTTACCTACTGAATCTACTACATATTCACCTACTTCTACTGATATACCTACTACCACTACGATGACTACTACAATTACTCCTTCTCCAACTGATCTTCCTACAACTTTACCTACTGAATCTACTACATATTCACCTACTTCTACTGATATACCTACTACCACTACGATGACTACTACAATTACTCCTTCTCCAACTGATCTTCCTACAACTTTACCTACTGAATCTTCTACATCTTCATCTACTTCTTCTGATATACCTACTACCACTACGATGACTACTATAACTACTCCTTCTCCGACTGATCTTCCTACAACTTTACCTACTGAAACTTCTACATATTCACCTACTTCTACTGATATACCTACTACCACTACGATGACTACTACAATTACTCCTTCTCCAACTGATCTTCCTACAACTTTACCTACTGAATCTTCTACATCTTCATCTACTTCTTCTGATATACCTACTACCACTACGATGACTACTACAACTACTCCTTCTCCAACTGATCTTCCTACAACTTTACCTACTGAATCATCTACTTCTTCACTTACTTCTACTGATACTCCTATTACTATGATAACTTCTACAACTACTCCTTCTCCAACTGATTTTCCCACAACTTCATCTACCGAATCTTTTACATCTTCACCCACTCCTACTGATACACCTACGACCACTATGATAACTACTACAAATACTCCTTCTCCAACTGAGATTCCTACAACTATATCAACTGATTCGTCTACTTTTTCACCTACTTCTACTAATACTCCTACTACTACGATAACTTCTACAACTACTCCTTCGCCAACTGATTTTCCCACAACTTTATCTACTGGATCTTCTACATCTTCATCTACTTCTTCTGATATACCTACTACCACTACGATAATTACTACAACTACTCCTTCCCCAACTAATATTCCCACAACTTTATCTACTGAATCTTCTACATCTTCACCTACTTCTACTGATATACCTACTACCACTACGATGACTACAACAACTATTCCCTCTCCAACTGATCTTCCTACAATTATACCAACTTCATCGTCTTCATCTTCACCTACTTCTACTAATACTCCTACTACTACGATAACTACTTTTTTTCCAACTGTTTTTCCTACAACGTCTTCAACCGAAACGTCTCCATTTTTACCTACTTCTACTGATATAACTACCACTATGATAACTACTACAACTACTCCTTCTCCAACTGAGTTTCCTACAACTATATCAACTAAATGGTCTTCTTTTTTACCTACTTCTACTGATACTCCTACTACTACGATAACTACTACAACTTCAACTTTTCCAAGTGAAAGCACTACAACTGAAATTTCTTCTTCTACTACCACTACTGACATTCTGGATATTTCAACTACTTCTTCAACTGATACTACTCTCATGCCTACTTCAAGTGATATTTCTACATTAACCCCTACTGAAATCTCAGATATAACGACCAGTGGATCTACAATTCAGCCGACTGAATCTACGATGACTACCCTTACTGATACTGCAACTCTCCCTACCATAACATTACCAACAGAGGCATCTTCAACAACCCTAACGGAAACTACCACTACCCTTCCTAATATTCCCACTGAAAATACGAGTACTGAATCTACTCCTACTGAGCCTTTTACTACAAACAGTCCATTACCAGAACCTACAACAGAAAATTCATTCTGGAATGCATTTACAATATCAAtggttactattttaaatttgattgttaTTTGTGTGATcgcctttatattttatagaataggtaaaaataggaataattctgatatttctcatatattatttactgatGCCTATGATTTGCCAAATCCTATAACTGTGCCAAGGGTTACAAGTGTTTACTCAAATcctaataataagaatttttatttgcctTAA